From the Prunus dulcis chromosome 4, ALMONDv2, whole genome shotgun sequence genome, one window contains:
- the LOC117625264 gene encoding uncharacterized protein LOC117625264 yields the protein MEELPIFLGRPVTQKKPIVVREAVASYDTWIWHVFFGAAGSNNDINILARSPLFNDVVHGVTPHVEYIVNGNQYHLDYYLTYGNYPRWATLVKTISSPDNPKKRLFAQMQEAYRKDVERAFGILQARCAIVRGPARMWCKDNLHSIMMAIVVDTYPHH from the coding sequence atggaagaattgcccatcTTCTTGGGCAGGCCGGtcacacaaaaaaaacccattgTTGTGCGAGAGGCTGTGGCCTCGTATGACACATGGATTTGGCATGTCTTTTTTGGAGCTGCTGGATCCAACAATGATATCAACATTTTAGCTCGTTCTCCATTGTTCAATGATGTGGTACATGGAGTGACTCCTCATGTTGAATATATTGTCAATGGAAATCAATACCATTTGGACTACTATTTGACATATGGGAACTACCCCCGATGGGCTACTTTAGTGAAAACCATATCTTCTCCTGATAACCCAAAGAAGAGGCTTTTTGCACAAATGCAAGAAGCGTACAGGAAGGATGTTGAAAGAGCATTTGGAATACTACAGGCTCGATGTGCTATTGTTCGAGGCCCTGCACGTATGTGGTGCAAGGATAACCTCCACTCAATCATGATGGCTATTGTTGTGGACACGTATCCTCATCATTAG